In the Chaetodon trifascialis isolate fChaTrf1 chromosome 15, fChaTrf1.hap1, whole genome shotgun sequence genome, GCCTTTTGCAAAGCAGTTGCACAGAAGCACTTGTATATGATTCAGCCTTTTGTCCACAAGGGCTGTGTTGAAAAGAAAAGCCTCTCTTTTGTGTCAAATTTCATGAATCATCTCGTATATCTAACACTAACAGTGGAAAAGTGCCTGagtgtcatttttaaaatgtccagctcttcctttcttcttcctgcttTCTCCATCCTCCCTCAGCCTTTGGCCCATGAATAATTGTATAAACTGTAATATTCAACAGCCTGACGAACGTCGTTAAAATTGTTTCAATTGCTGCATTATCACGCTGGTTTCcctgtgacactgtgacataATAATGAGCCTGAACAAGGTTCTCTCATTTTCCTTTTAAGTAATGATCTATAGACAGTAGaggaaagaggcagagatgaggagcttTCACAGAAACTAGGCCAAACCAATAGAGAGGATCCTTCATTGCTCTACTTGGCTGTTTTTGCACTAAGATGGACAAGTGCTCTTTATAGAGGTCTTGTAAGGTTGCTCAGAAATGAGGGCAAAAACAGCCCTGAAAGCCTTTCATTCACCTCATCCGCAGtacttcctctctgctttcttccccatctctctccattttttgtgcttcatttgaACAGCACTCAACTTTCTCTGTCAATCATGGAAATGGGTTTCACAGAAAAAGCACTACTCTTTGTCATTTACCTGTTAGCTTGCTTAGGTCTACAAACacatggctgtgtgtttgagctctAGCGGTACAGCAGTGTTCTCTGCAactgtgacagaagacagagtgaCAAGAGCTGTGATTAtacttttcacttcacttttgTTCTCCAACCTCTTCTTGCTTCTGTTTTGTTACAGCCAATGTGGCGGCGGCAGCGGGCGGCTTCATCTATTTCATGAGTTACTTGCCTTATTTGTTCCTGTGGCCACGCTACGACTTACTGAGCCATGCCCAGAAGGTGTCAGCCTGCCTCATCTCCAACGTGGCCATGGCCATGGGATCTCAGCTCATAGGGATGTTTGAAGGCAAAGGTGATGCTTGGGGTTATGGTCAAAGTGAATTTTGTCAGTTACAATCCACAAATGTTTGACTATCTGACTGTATTAGGAAGTCGGGGTGAATTTCTCTGGTCTTTCCTTTAAATAgcgtttttttttctgtttatctggTCCCTCTACCCCCTGTAGGTACGGGTATCCAGTGGTCAAACTTGTTTGACTCTGTGACGGTGGATGATGACTTCTCCATGGCTCAGGTGTTGGGCTTGCTGGTTTTCGACTCGGTGCTCTACGGACTGGTGGCCTGGTACATGGAGGCAGTTTTTCCTGGGGAGTATGGAGTGCCTCGACCATCTTACTTCTTTGTACTGGTAAGCGTCAAAGCtacttgcagacacacacatacatgcatacgtTCACTGGGGATGTAACCAAATACAGATACAGTAGTGGGACGAATGTGTGAACAGCTCGTGCATTCAAAAGTGATACAAATATTTTGAGTAATTGCAGTTATCTGATCATTTTGTGCCTCGTCACAGTGACTTTAGCCTCTTCATCAGTGTCGTTAATGCAAACTTAGAAGAAGTAACCATGAAATGGGGATGTTGCATGCAAACAAAATATTGCAGGGTAGTTATTCTAATCATCTTTCGCAGAGACAAACTGCACTAAAATGCAGTCAAatttaaaaccatttttttcagcgttgcattttacatttcaaagcGTATTTATTGATTActtaatgttgttttaatttACCTGTTCAACTTGTGAGGCTGGATATTTTTAGGCTGGTGgagtttttaattttaaatagatagtaagaagaaagaagaagatcAGGCACCCTGAGCAGTTAAGGGTCTGGGTCCAGGAGGGAAACTGGCCCCTCCCCAGCTACCAGTGCACACTCCATAGGCCAAGTCCCCACAGATTGGGCTACTGCAGCCCACATAAggatacagatacagacagtAGCTTTGTTTCAGGCagcagacacataaacacatactcACTCATTCGATCAAATACTGCTAACTGTGTTCATTGAAAGGCATGATCATACCTGAACTATCACTACTATGACCTGCACGTGTGTCTGACATGGCTTTTACATTGTGGTTCACACTTAAAGACACATTATCTTGTATACAAATGTTGTAAGTGGGTGGTGTTCAGCGCTTAAAGGACCATCAGGAAGTTGCAAGTTCGAGGTCGCCTGTCAGAGGAAAACTTGCCTTAGATTAAAGAAATTGCTCCGATACAATGACAGTGGAGGGGATTGAAAGTGTGAGGTCACAGCATGTCAGCCAGAGGAAGTCTTTGGGCTCAGCTAGCTAGAATAACAGGAAACGTCTGAGTCTGTCCAGCCAACACAAATAAGGTTTATATATATAACAACTATGGACGATCACGAAATGGCGTGCCTTTACACACGCTCTAAGATAAACTCATGCTAACCCATTTCCCAGTCGTCAGGAATTTAAGAGACTGCCAGCAGGGTGTGGATTAGATGTTGATGCACTTtatgtccagtgtgtgtgtgtgtgtgtgtgtgtgtgtgtgtgtgtgtgtgtgtgtgtgtgtgtgtgtgtgtgtgtgtgtgtgtgtgtgtgtgtgtgtgtgtgtgtgtgtgtgtgtgatgctgttaGAAAGTGGAGGTTTGAGTCTGGCTCTTAGAAAGTTCATCAGAGGGATGTTTGGTGAGGAGACAAAAGATGTGTGCCATATATGATACAGTATTTTACTTTTATTCTGGAAATATCTTGCAGAAAGATGTTGGAAATTAATACGTTAATTGTAAAGTACTATATTATACAGCTTGTTGACTAAGTTCAGTTTTGCCgctctccacttcctgtctgtatcTATCCCACACTGTCCCCTAATCTCTTCATCTGCAGCCCTCATACTGGTGCAGCAGTCCTCGCATGGCTTTGGTGaatgagaaagaagaagaggaggatgcagAAAAGGCTCTGAAAGGGGAATTTATAGAGGAGGAGCCAAGTGGACTAGTCTCCGGGATCAAGATTAAACACCTGGCTAAGGTGAACGGCAAAACAGACACAATGACCTAGAGAGTCGAGATGTCCATGTGCTGTAAAGGGGTGCAGATGGTGCAAGTTATAAAAAAAAGTATAGAAAGTCATTAAAGATTGGACAGCAGGAGTGAGATGGTAAACAAGCAACAAGGTTACTCTGCTCTCATACCGTTTTCACTCAACAGGAATTTCGAGTGGGCAACAAGACACGGCAGGCTGTGCAGGATCTTACACTGAACATGTTCGAGGGACAGATCACGGTGCTGCTAGGACACAACGGTGCTGGGAAGACCACGACACTGTCCATGCTGACAGGTGAGCagctcagacacactcacatgcaaGCAACCAATGTGTGGagacacactcatacacacacacgtagccAAACATGGATGCCATCTAGATAGTCGTAACTCGACTGATTGTCTTTGTGCTCGCAGGGCTGTTTCCCCCCACCAGTGGCAGGGCCTATATCAACGGTTACGACATCTGCCAGGACATGGCTCTGATCCGCCGCAGTCTGGGGCTCTGTCCCCAGCATGATGTACTGTTTGATAACCTTACTGTCAGAGAGCACCTGCTCTTCTATGCACaggtactcacacacactgtgtacatCTTTGTATGTTATATCAGGCTTGCTGTAGCGCTCCATTAATGTCTTTGTGAAATAGATGCTTGGGGTTTGGATGACATATGGTTAATTTGGTGTGCTTCTTTGCCTAATATCCAGCTGAAAGGCTACTCCAAAGACAAGATTCCAGACGAGGTGGACCGGATCATCCGTATCCTGAACCTCGAAGATAAGCGACAGGCTCGCTCCAAGACCCTCTCCGGTGGCATGAAGAGAAAACTCTCTATTGGCATTGCcctgattggtgactctaaggTAAAGAAATTCACAGTCACACTCTCCTTCTTTTGTCCCATTGTTCCTCTGCTTTAACCACATTTCATCTCACAGGTGGTGATGTTAGATGAGCCCACATCAGGCATGGACCCATCAGCTCGACGTGCCACCTGGGACCTTCTGCAAGGGGAAAAACGTGGGCGCACCATCCTGCTCACCACACACTTCATGGACGAGGCCGACCTGCTTGGCGACCGCATCGCCATCATGGCGGGAGGAGAGCTGCAGTGCTGCGGGTCTCCACTCTTCCTTAAGAACAAATATGGTAAGTGGACAGTGGAGTGGAAATGACTGCAGCAGGCTGTCTGATTGCTGTCTGCCTGTAcaaaccttttcttttcctctgcccACCAGGTGCTGGCTACCACATGGTGATAGTAAAGGATGCCCTTTGTAACGTGTCCGAGATCACCCGCCTTGTCCACATGTATGTACCTAATGCCACACTGGAGAGCAGTGCTGGGGCGGAGCTCTCTTACATCTTACCCAAAGAAAGCACCAGCAGGTGAGTCATGTACTATTCGCAGAATACTCGCAGTAACACAGTGGAAAGTGAGCCTGAAGGGGAGAAAGTACACCAGAAGTGACACCAGCTTAACCGTAGTGACTAAACGATAACCTGTGTGAATGGGAGATATGTAGTGATATAAAGAGAGAATATCCTGAAATGGATCAGTACATTTATGAAATAACTCAAATCATTATATCCAACATACACTGACACTGAGGATATGATTATGATCAACACAGATAACCGTATGGCTCTTCTCTTTGACTATATGCACCAaactctttcttctttttatatGTAATGCACAAAAAATAGTCATTGTGGAAATAATACTAAATCCATCTCTTACTTTACTATGACCTTTCAGTTTCTCGCTCCCTCCAGgctatttttttcctttatggCCGCTGCTCCTGTTACCTTGTTTTAAGTTCTTATATTCagaaaaacagtatttttatcCCCACAAATTGGACTTTGACTCCACAGTAACTCTTACTGCTGTTGTACGGTTAGATTTAAAGCTACAAAATATCATCCAATTTTGAAACACAGTGATAAAGAGCGAAACCTGGCAGCTTTACACTCACAGAACACATCTTGTAAAGTTCAGGGGTAGCATTTGTCCCACTGTGAGATGGTGCATACGCTGTTTCTCTGATACACTTGGTTTGTGCTTTCTGTCAGgtttgagctgctgtttgctgagcTGGAGATGAATAGAGAGGAGCTGGGCATCGCCAGCTACGGAGCTTCAGTCACCACGATGGAAGAGGTTTTCCTCAGGTAGGCGAATTGTGATGTGGGCAAAtgtcatttctcattttctatATCAGTAGGATCTGACTCGACTGACAATGGCTGGGTACTTTTTTCATTAAGCTGCAATTTCAGCCAGTGTCCTGATGGAAATAGTTGCCATGCACAtgagacattttaatgcaaaagAAGGTGAGCTCTGTATTCTAAAATTAAGAAAGGCCTGTTTGAGTAGCTCTGCAGTCAGCTTATACACTGAACCACaccttaaaacacatttctttcatttcttttgtccaCATGAAAACCAGTGCTCTGGCTGATTTATTCCTTCTTTCCATTGCTCACACATCTCAGTCCCACCTGCCTGCTGCTTACTGAGCCCTTATTCTGCGTCCCTGTAGACTTGATACGTATATCTGAGCACAAGAGCACTTCCACTGCAGAGCGCTAACTCTGCATGCTGCTACTGCTAGCACAAGTCTTTGACATTGTAATTGCCCCTGCAAAGAATGTTTGTCTCACAGGCCTCATTATTTACAAGTCACACTGAGAGTCCATCAGTGTGTTGTGGACGTAAGCAGCGTACGGCAAACATCAAACACCAGACCAAGAAAAGCTGCCGTTTAGCTCCCGTCTGACTTTCAGTTTTGCTGTCAAAGAGAACAATTCATCAGTTAGATATTAACACTGgtgcattattacatttttgattCCGTCCTGATCATCAACACTAAATTAAATATCATAAAATGGTGTTTTCAAGAGAGCCAAATCATCTGATGAGCAAAGGTTTTAACCTAGATTATATTGTAGTTTTTAAGTGTCAAGTGATTTTAACGCCAACTTTTGAAATGAGgcaaaaaagcaaatgcaagGTGTAAGAGTTGTAGGAAGGATAGGCGGATATACTTGCAGGAGGCTGTAACTAGGTTCAAAGGGCACACATCTGATGAGATGAAGGTGTCTAATATACATAGTCTggtctgttttcctttccttttgtgTAGGCGCCTTGATTAGATGAGCTCACTGATAATTTAATTGTGATGGGCAGAAATAGCTTAATTTGCAATCAGCCCAGGCTTTCTTCATCTTGCTGACCCGCTGATTGGAAAGAGAAATAGACACAGCGGATTGATTTTTACAGCAAGCGAATCTTATTAAAATGAACCTATTGTGTGGTTGGTTGATGACAAAACTGAAGACTTCATATTTAAGgcacttttttttcctattttcaTTAAGTTGGTGGATAACCACAGTTTGATTTGTATGTTCAGAGTGGGAAAGCTGGTGGATTCTAGTTTGGACATCCAGGCAATCCAGCTGCCAGCCCTGCAGTACCAGCATGAGAGACGCTCCCATGACTGGACCACAGATGACGCCAGCAGCATCAGCGGCATGACTGATGTCACCGACTTCACAGACAGCGGCACGCTCATCTCAGAGGACTGCTCCAACATCAAGCTGAACACTGGGGTAAGATGACAGGAAGCAAAGTGAGGCATGTCTGATTTCATTTATGTCGTTCATACTGCTCACGtttcacttccttccttcctctcctatTAGGTCAGACTACACCTGCAGCAGTTCTACGCCATGTTCCTGAAGAGGGCGCTGTACAGCTGGAGAAACTGGAAGGTGATGGTGGCTCAGTTCCTGGTCCCTTTGGTCTTCACAGTTGTGGCTTTAGTTGTGGCGCGCACCTTTCCCAACCACCAGGAAGCTCCTCAGCTGAGACTGGCACTCAGACGCTACGGTCCCACCAGGGTCCCTGTGGCTCTGCAGCTTGATCCGGGTCCCCTGGCCTCTGCCTTGGCAAATACATACAGTTCACAGCTCTCTGCTCAGCTCGGCCAGCTCGTCAACATCACAGGTatgagagagacacaggaatATGGATCGACTGCTTAGCTGAGAATTTACTGACCGCAGTACTGCCTCTTTTCTCCCACTCCCCATCAGACTTTACCGATTACATCCTGAACCAGGCAGAGGAAGAAGGCGGCAGCTTTAATGAGCGCTGTGTGGTGGGTGCTGCTTTCcgtggcagcagcagccagtaTGCAGAAGCAACAGCCTACTTCAACAACGAGGGCTACCACACACCCGCCACAGCCCTCATGATGGTGGACAATGCTCTGTTCAAACTTCTAGCGGGCCCGAATGCCTCCATCCAGACGGGCAATTACCCCATGCCACGCAACCTGTCCGAGGTCGCCCGGAGCCAGCTCACAGAGTGAGTGGAGGGGGGGCTGGAAAGCATTTGGTTAATATCAAGAGCTTGTGTGGACAACAGGCGTAAAGAGAGGAGAGCTTTGGCACAGTTGTATACTTACtataatgtgaaaatatgaagtCTTCAAAGGGACTGCTGTTCATGCTGCTTGATCAAAAAGGTCAGATTTGGTGATACATTACACCAGTAATCTGGTTCCCGTTTAAGTGTCTCAGAGGTTAATGTATGATTTGAAAATTTCTAGCGGAAAAAATTAACCCCGCAAAGGAATTTGACATAGATTTGAAGTCATTTTCTGTAGACATGACACTGGCAAGAACAAGgccatttgatttattttgaggTTTGAATTAGCATTGATTTGTAAATTACTCAGGAATCTTTGCCTATTATTGAACAGCAGTGAGGATTTGAACAGGTGGAGATCAAgcaaagtaaaagaaaatgtgactATTTTATGTCTGTCTCAGTTATTTCTGTCTTGCTATTTCTTCACCTTTCCTTTGCACAATTTGCTCTTCAATTTCCTCCTGTTAtctttcacctccttcctcctctttttcccttCTCCTAACCATCTCAttcttttcctccatttgtAGGGGAAAGACGGGTTTCGCCATCGCCATCAACCTCATGTACGGTATGGCCTCCCTATCCAGCACCTTTGCCCTGCTGCTTGTAACAGAGTCCTCTATCAAGTCCAAGCATGTGCAGCAGGTCAGCGGCGTCTACCTGTCAAACTTCTGGTTTTCTGCCCTTCTGTGGGACCTGGTCAACTTCCTGCTGCCCTGTCTCCTCATGTTGGTCAGTATGACATCTAGTATTGCTTATTGAAACTGAGAAGTTAGTGTAAACAGTGTGGTTCGATTTGTCCAGGAAGTGAATACAGTATGCGTTAAATTGATATATGCATTGTACAGTCTGATGTCTTGTTGTTTTATGCTCTTAGGTGGTATTTCAGGCATTCGGAGTCAAAGCCTTCATAGACGACAACCACCTGGtagatgtgttgttgttgctgctgctgtatggCTGGGCTGTTGTGCCTCTTATGTATCTGCtcagcttcctcttctcctctgccgCTACTGCCTACACACGCCTCACCATCTTCAACATGATCTCTGGCACGGCCACCTTTCTGGCTGTCACCATCATGACCATCCCAGGTGAGAGGAGACACTGGCTTACATGACAGGCAGACATCCAAGTGCTGCAAGTTACCGTATTGGCCAGAATATGCTGATTTAAAGATGGGCCCCACCTTTTCAGACAGCTGTGGGAAAAATGTTTGAAGATAATGAAGACTTTCAGACTAATCCTGTCAGTCCAAAAATGGGAAAGTCCTGATCCTTGAAGCCTTTTCTATTGTAGAAAATCCCACTCTTGTCCAAATGGATTTTCAGGTGCATCTagttcttctgtctttttctctatGAAGCCAACAATCTAACATTTTTCGTGCATTTGAGCTCCTGTTCATGACATTCCATGACACTGATAGTTCTTGACAGATTAATCAGTAGTTTTATGGAGGAAAGATATTTTTGCTCTGAACAACACACAATAAACAGACTTAAAGTAACACGTTAGCCTAGCAGCAATGGCAACAACCCATAATACAACATTCTGTAGGCATCGGTGCTAAAAAATATCCTGTTGTACTCTGGCCAATATGTTATGCACTCATTGTAAGAGAGTTTAAAAAGTGCTTGTGTTTGgctgaacacatgattgcagtGGCACAAAGTGGAAAAAGCACTTACCCACACCATCGAACTAGAGGGGCTTCAGTTCTCATTATCAGTGCTCCTGGCTTGGCTCAGTCCCTCATTGAATACAGTATGCAGAATCAGTAGATGAGAAGCCAGTTAGGCATCATGATCAtgataaaaatgaagaaatgtttcCTTTTCGTTCCCGTTGATGGCCTTCTAATGATTTCTTCTCCAGAGCTGAACCTGCAGCACCTGTCCCACTTACTGGATAAAGTGTTCCTGATCTTCCCAAACTATTGCCTGGGCATGTCCTTCAGCCAGTTCTACCAGAACTACCAGTTCATATCATTTTGCCCCACCAGTCCAGTCACCCAAGCAGTGTGCAATTACTTAAGTAAGTACTGCCCAAATGTAGCCTCAGAGGATGagcatttctttttcctgaGGGATGgtccagtgttttatttcagactGCACCAAACTTCACTGAAGTTATAATCCACTTTTCACCCAGAATTTTACATTAATAATTGTTTTGAACCaatgtttcctgtatttttaaGTAACAAATAAATGGTATTGAAATGACCAGATTTCTTGTGTAAACTTGCATATTCCTGGTTCTAGACATCACGTACCAAACAAACTACTTCTCCATGTCGGAGCCTGGTGTGGGACGCTTCCTTGTGGCCTTCTCAGTGCAGGGTGTCGTCTTcattatgctgctgtttgtcatcgAGCTGCAGTGTGCCTGCACTCTCCGCCGACTCCTCGCCTCTCTTGGCAGAAGACGCAAACAGGTAGGCGAAGTGTGGGAGCGGTGAACAAGGCAGGGTTTGTCTTTTCCTGTGGTTCtttttctggggggggggggacttccCCTTAACCACAGGTTATCAAGGGGAACAGTCTTgtgttgaatgaaatgaatcttgataaatatgctcattttttttataaaatcGGTACAGAGCATCACTCCTTACGTAACAAAACCAGTGCCAGCTGTACTTGATCAGACAGAAGAGGCATTGGAGAGTTGTTAATTGAGGCTCTAAGATCTATTACCAGTGCCTTCATCAACACATCCCTTTTACTAAAGGGATTTCAGCGCTATATGTCTCATCTGAAGGACTGAAAGCCCTCCTGAAACTAGTAGattaatacatttattgatCAagagcaactattttgataatcagatACTCTTGAATGTTATTttcttcaagcaaaaatgccaggATTTGCTGATTATTGTAGTCTGATGTGATAATAAATTGAGGCTCTTTGGGGTTTCAGAcagttggttggacaaaagaagaTATTTGAAGATGTTGCCTTTGGCTTGTAATAGGTGTTTGACATCAATATGATTAATCGCAAAAGTAATGGGCAGATTgatcaataataaaaacaatctgTAGTTGCAGCCTTTACAAAGAGAGTTCTTATCTTCCTCATGAGGTGTTTATATTTCTTCAGTCTACCTCCTGTAGGCTACTATGACATAGTGAAGTATGACACGTACAGCATGTGACTTTACCTGGTAGCATGTGGTCAGTgtcttgtatttgtgtgtgttagttacCTCTAATAGAGGATGCAGCCCTGCTTCCAGAAGACAGAGATGTGGccgaagagaggaagagggtcCTGGAGTGCCAGCCAATAGTGGAGTCTATGGTTGGTAGCCCCCTCATACTGCAGGAGCTGAGCAAGGTATGGAGCACAGGAGTGCTCTTCCCTCATCTGAATGTTGtttgaaacacaaagacagagccCCTCAGTGTTGAAATACGCGTGTCTCTGTGAGATATGACACGATGGCATAGACCCACCgttatctctccctctcaggtGTACAGCAGCGGGCAGAATCTCCTGGCTGTGGACAGGCTGTCTCTAGCTGTAGGCAAAGGAGAATGTTTCGGCCTCCTGGGCTTCAATGGAGCAGGCAAGACCACAACCTTTAAGATGCTGACAGGTGATGAGAGTGTTACCTCCGGGGACGCCTATATTGATGGATACAGCATCTTGAGGGACATTAAGAAGGTGAGAGCACAGGGAGATGGATGGGAAGGACATTTAATTTGAAGATAAATTGATTTCAGTCGTTCGACATTTGAATTTAAGTTTACTAAATCTTCAGTGTAGAGCCGCACTGCTTTCAAAAGGCCAAGGTTTGAAAGAGGACATTTGTCTCTGAATTGCAGGTGCAGCAGCGCATCGGTTACTGCCCTCAGTTTGACGCCGTGCTGGACCACATGACAGGAAGGGAAACTTTGAGTATGTATGCCAGGCTCAGAGGAATACCAGAGAAGTATGTGTCTGGCTGTGTGGAGAATGTCCTGAGgtcgctgctgctggagcctcaCGCTGATAAACTGGTCCGTAGCTACAGGTAGGTGTCCTTTTGTGCCGTACACTTTACATTTCAGCCTGAGTGATGTACTGTTTTGTTGAGCAAGTGTGTGTTAATGACCATCAACATACGCAGTGGCGGCAACAAACGGAAGCTGAGTGCAGGCATGGCTCTGATTGGTGGGCCTCCGGTCATCTTCCTGGATGAGCCTTCGACCGGGATGGACCCTGTGGCGCGGAGACTGCTGTGGGATGCTGTTACACGCACACGAGAGTCTGGAAAGGCCATAATCATCACTTCTCATAGGTTAGCTTCATATTATATCAGCTGTGGTATGTTTACATCTTCCACCACTGGGTGTGAATTAAAAGAAACTATATTACGATAAACATATTATGTGcatgaaaagcagaagaagtCAGGATGCTTACACCTTTGACCCATCACCCTCATTTGTTCCCTCACCAGTATGGAGGAGTGTGAGGCACTGTGTACCAGGCTGGCAGTGATGGTCAATGGTCAGTTCAAGTGCCTCGGGAGTCCCCAACACCTGAAGAGCAAGTTTGGCAGTGGCTACACCCTGCTGGCTAAAGTTCACATAGAGGCTGAGCTGGAAGACAGCGACCTGCAGCTATTTAAAGACTTCATCGAAAGTACCTTCCCAGGTCAGAGGCATGCCCtgtaacatttaaaataaaatgagaaaatcaatcTGTCTCCCTGCAGATTTGCAGGCCTCTCTGTGCTCTGCATTAAATCCGTTGATCTAACATTGTGGGCTTTCTTCCACCACAGGAAGTCAACTAAAGGATGAGCACCAGGGAATGGTGCACTACCATTTGACTGACAAAACACTTACCTGGGCCCAGGTAACTGATTTTTTTATAGAAATAGAGTACATATCTGCACTGCTGTGTTAGAGCTCCCTCTAGTGTGTCTaatgacacacagcaacacttaAAAGACTGAAATAACTTTTTATAGCTACAGCAAGTATTTTAGCTACAGATTGCTCTCTAGAGGAACAAGCAATGGCAGATGTGTAACGTGGATGGCAAACGAAGGCaatctttaattaaaaaacaaaaaaatgcgTTGATGCTTTTTAACTGCTGCGTGGTGGGACATGTTCACAGTAATAGAGAGCAGAAATaaagtatatttatttatgttttcagtcttcAAAAGATGCCGGTTGTAGGTTCTAATTAGGTTCAAATTGTGAAAGCCTTGGATAACAGAGAGCACAGATGCCACTGATTCATCTGTAAAGCTTTGAGActtattttttaaacagatgCAATATACTTCAAATGTGGCAGcttaagcttttttttgttgttcttttaaaCTCCATCCCTGGACTTTCTTAAATGGGATGAAATCTCAACCCTTACAGTGTTGAACCCAAAGTTACGCCCTTGCTCCTTATTCTTCTCTCCCACTTAGGTGTTTGGCACTTTGGAGGCAGCCAAAGAAAAGTACCACATTGAAGACTACTGTGTGAGCCAGATATCACTGGAGCAGGTGTTCCTCAGCTTTGCCCAGTTCCAGCACTGTacagagagtgggaggaagTAAGCGGTGCGAGGAGTCCGTCCATTCATCGTCCATTTTcgacagcgtgtgtgtgtgctttggatCTGCATACGTGGACTTGCCTCGGTCACGCAGCAGATCTGTACACAGGCTGGAGCAGAGCGCTGGTTTGTCTCCAGCTCCATTTTTACCTtaaccaccaacacacacacacacacacacacacacacacacacactgggccaGTCTCCAAACATCCAACTTCAGCATTTCTACTACTGTATCATGTTGGTGTGTCTTTTGGGTCTTCatgctgttgttattgttgttgtgtgaCAAGAAGGTAGGAGAGCTGAGCTGGGATGGTGACATGTGGGGATGTTGATTATACCAAGTGATGAACTCTTTTTGTTG is a window encoding:
- the abca3b gene encoding phospholipid-transporting ATPase ABCA3, whose protein sequence is MAIMRQFGLLVWKNYLQQKRQILVTLVEILLPLLFSGILIVLRQKVPFKDYPNATVYESYSVDMLPTVLFQRLQLAYVPGNSSVVRQVAEDVRASLFLSSVRGFETEEQFEDYVRNDPMSGKLLAAVVFEHPFAHDDEPLPAKVSYHLRFTFTPRNAPFKEKSELNPNSDLDWHTLSLYPLFQLPGPREQYDKEGGTPGYFREGFLAVQHAVDLAIMRSYNRTAASSLLRQIRVVLSRFPYPAFIYDVFILAIQNQLPLLLVLSFTYTSLNIVRAVVQEKERKLKEYMRMMGLSNWLHWSAWFLMFFLFLSVSVFFVTLLLCIQVSPNGAVLSYSDPTLVFVFLLVFTVATINFSFMISTFFSRANVAAAAGGFIYFMSYLPYLFLWPRYDLLSHAQKVSACLISNVAMAMGSQLIGMFEGKGTGIQWSNLFDSVTVDDDFSMAQVLGLLVFDSVLYGLVAWYMEAVFPGEYGVPRPSYFFVLPSYWCSSPRMALVNEKEEEEDAEKALKGEFIEEEPSGLVSGIKIKHLAKEFRVGNKTRQAVQDLTLNMFEGQITVLLGHNGAGKTTTLSMLTGLFPPTSGRAYINGYDICQDMALIRRSLGLCPQHDVLFDNLTVREHLLFYAQLKGYSKDKIPDEVDRIIRILNLEDKRQARSKTLSGGMKRKLSIGIALIGDSKVVMLDEPTSGMDPSARRATWDLLQGEKRGRTILLTTHFMDEADLLGDRIAIMAGGELQCCGSPLFLKNKYGAGYHMVIVKDALCNVSEITRLVHMYVPNATLESSAGAELSYILPKESTSRFELLFAELEMNREELGIASYGASVTTMEEVFLRVGKLVDSSLDIQAIQLPALQYQHERRSHDWTTDDASSISGMTDVTDFTDSGTLISEDCSNIKLNTGVRLHLQQFYAMFLKRALYSWRNWKVMVAQFLVPLVFTVVALVVARTFPNHQEAPQLRLALRRYGPTRVPVALQLDPGPLASALANTYSSQLSAQLGQLVNITDFTDYILNQAEEEGGSFNERCVVGAAFRGSSSQYAEATAYFNNEGYHTPATALMMVDNALFKLLAGPNASIQTGNYPMPRNLSEVARSQLTEGKTGFAIAINLMYGMASLSSTFALLLVTESSIKSKHVQQVSGVYLSNFWFSALLWDLVNFLLPCLLMLVVFQAFGVKAFIDDNHLVDVLLLLLLYGWAVVPLMYLLSFLFSSAATAYTRLTIFNMISGTATFLAVTIMTIPELNLQHLSHLLDKVFLIFPNYCLGMSFSQFYQNYQFISFCPTSPVTQAVCNYLNITYQTNYFSMSEPGVGRFLVAFSVQGVVFIMLLFVIELQCACTLRRLLASLGRRRKQLPLIEDAALLPEDRDVAEERKRVLECQPIVESMVGSPLILQELSKVYSSGQNLLAVDRLSLAVGKGECFGLLGFNGAGKTTTFKMLTGDESVTSGDAYIDGYSILRDIKKVQQRIGYCPQFDAVLDHMTGRETLSMYARLRGIPEKYVSGCVENVLRSLLLEPHADKLVRSYSGGNKRKLSAGMALIGGPPVIFLDEPSTGMDPVARRLLWDAVTRTRESGKAIIITSHSMEECEALCTRLAVMVNGQFKCLGSPQHLKSKFGSGYTLLAKVHIEAELEDSDLQLFKDFIESTFPGSQLKDEHQGMVHYHLTDKTLTWAQVFGTLEAAKEKYHIEDYCVSQISLEQVFLSFAQFQHCTESGRK